The window aaaacaaacacaaaaactcaaaacatgcaaaaataacaaataacaaataaagtTCATATGTTTGGGAGTTTATATATAACATTATAATTAACAAAAATCACATATGAAATTTATATGTTCGAGTTTGGGATAAGAAGTCAATTATTATAGTCCTAAGTCATTATAGTTTAGTTATAACAGTTTATGGTTGGGACGTAGATTATTTTAGCTTAAGTTGTGTTTCTatgatataaattattttagggttttttttcaaaaataatagaACAAAGCGTGAAAATATAGAAcgattttgaaaaaggaaaaaggtcACAAGCTCATAACGTGAAATGATAAAAATTTATATCCTCGCATTTAATAGATCACACACGCGTAAATAACGATTTTttacccaatctaaacgatcttgtacccttatacctagtctaaacgatactgtactaaatctaaacgatcttgcacacaatctaaacaatcttgtatctAATTGAAACGACCTTATACCTAGTGTAAACAATtttgtatcaaatctaaacaatcttgtaccatTGTACttagtctaaatgatcttgtgcccaatttaaatgatcttaTACCAAATCTAATTGATCTATTAATGATAGTGGTTTATCTTTGTCTATCTGGGATAGACAATTGATTGTTTAGAGAtattggtatacgatcatttagatcctGTACCAATATCCTTTATATCTtatacaaagaagaaaaaaaagaagatgagagatgaagaataaggaagaaattctagaggagaaaatgaataaattacGAACAAGAATAagtgagaataagaaaaaggagaagtaatagtatgaagaaattaataatatgaacaagagaagaataaatagcaaaaaagaagaaaaataagtgAAGTGAAAAATGATCTTGCAATATTCaaaaccaacgaatggcaaatatgaaatttatgaataAAAACGATGGTAGCTTCATGTggactttaattttttgttatacagatcgtaaatatttttttttgttttgttacatttatgtaaattatacTTATTTTAGTTTTAGAAGACAATAGTAAAACACTGTAGTAAAAAATAATGAATgtcaaatagtaaaaaaattgtAGCAAACAATAAATATTGTAGCAAATGAAAGGTTTTGAAATGATGTTTATTGTacctaattgaaaattttaaataataatttaatgtAGCTAGAGGTGGTTATTATAGTCTTGCATAATCTTTGCTCTAAACGGTTCCTTAATTGTAgtcttacaaaaaaaaaaaaaaaatttactcaACCTTGCACCCAAACACAGGCATATGAACTCAAACAAAACAACTCTACACCTCCAAATAGAGATAGATGAACTCTCCACAAATATAAACTCTTAAATACATGAACTTCAAACATATTGTATTAACTCAGCGTCCCAAACCTCCTTATAATCTTACCGGTAGAAAGAAATAACTAATTAACTTGTTCAAATTACTAATCATACCatattatacaaaaaaaaaaaaattaacaattcTCCTCATCAAAATGTAACGTCTGTATAAATCTTTATTCTATTATGTGCTGGtgaacccaaaaaaaaaaaaaggaagaaaaaaaaaagatgaggttaaaattcaattttagTCCATATATACATCATTTTGTTGCATACTACAATGTTTCGAATGGTTTATTTAGGGGACGTTTTGGGTGGAATGTGggttattataataatttatggTTATTATAGTTTATAGTTTATTATATTCTGTATTTGGGATGCATAATATTATAGTTTGTATTATATAtcatatttattgtttttttgcTATTATTTGTTGGCATGCTTATATTAGGTACATGAAATGCCATTGTTTGAAAACGTAGTTCGAATTATATCGTACCTTCCACTGATTTATACAAACTAGTTGGGATGCATGTCTTCTGCACTTTTATGTCATAACATCATCTTTTATAGAAATTGAGatgtgatttaattaaatattgttaattaagttaataaatTTAACAACTAAAATCTGTACATATGACTATTAACAAGTTTAACAAGTAAATAAAATAGTTTTCACGTTTGTTCTATATTGTGTTTTAAATTATGCAAGAGGTAATTCTCTATCGATCATGGACGAATAACTTTAGATAAGAAAATAGCTCAAGAATGTGGAAATGTggttaattaaatatataatgcTACAACACAAAATTAGAGCGAACAtgttcaaaaattaaaattgagctGAAATCAATACAAACACGTACAGAAAATAGAAATAATATCATTTTCTATTGGATAATAATATCACTTTCTATTGAATTAATAGTTCAAATCACTTGTTAGTCAAACATTATCATCCACAAGACAATGTTGAAACCGAAAAAACATGAGAGAAAGCGTATATTAAAAAGTATTATAATCAAACTAAATGTGTATTTTGGAATCAACTTTTGAAAAACCTCTTTCTAACTCATTTTTATTCTAACacttttttataagaaaattttataacaaaaatacaaatgtgttttaattttttctaaaaaatatttgtatatacAATTTTCCTTTAGTTGTTATAtatactaaaaatatttttattaaaaaattttaagGTTGATCGGTGGCGACTTTCACTTGAGTTAATTGTTGAAAGTTCGTCCTTGGAGTCATTGGACATTAGCCTAAcccttaaaaatatttttataaaaatttctcAGAGTTGATTGGTGGGGACCGAAGGTTGGTTGGCAACGATCACAAGAATTAGGTTGTTGGAAGTTCGCTGGTGGAATAACCAGAGGTGGTGGTCGGAGATTGGCCGACGACGATCACTAAAGGTAGTGTCCGAAAGTTTGTCGATGAACTTTCCAACCCTTAAACAAATACCCCTAGAGTTGGAAAATAGCAAGGTCATATGAGTTATTTTAAATGTTAATTGTGATATCCTGACTAAAACTAAACATTGCTCCAAACAAGAGGTGGAGTACTATTATAGCACACTCCACCTTGCTCCTAGCCCCAAACATGCCCTTAGTATCTACGCTTtcgataaattttaaaatgagatAGAGGCAAATATCTCATttttaagtatatagcaacatttttaaaaaattacaaatatagcaaaatatgttaaagtctatcaatgatataaatctatcactgatagatcatattgcaaatattggtctatTACTAATAAACCATAAAAATCTATCGGCAATAGaaatctatcactaatagattttctatatttgcaattttttaaaagggtaattagaatggatagcaattgttagaataattattaactatgtagcaacattttaaaaaaattgcaaatatagcaaaatctatcggtgatagacttctatcgttgatagactcctatggtttatcaatgatagaccaacatttgctacatggtctatcgctGATAcatttctatcattgatagattttgacaaattttgctatatttgcaattttttaaaaatgttgttataaacttaattattattcataaaattgcTAACCAttctaaatattattttaaaattagtccattgcaattagttttttttttgtaatcataatgggtagcaatttttataataattattaagtatgtagcaatattttaaaaaaattgcaaatatagcaatgtctatcggtgatagatttctatcattgatagactcttatggtttatgaGTAATAGACCAACATGTGTTATATGGTCTACCAGTGATATACTCCTaacattgatagattttgacagattttgctatatttgcaatttttttaaatggttgttatatacttcattattttgaatataattactatatttgcaactatctttttttttttttgtgatgaAAACTCATATTATTATACTACATAGTATTCACTGAGGGGGTGTTGGGGGGAAGGAAAGAATAAGGACGGAAAGGAAtaaggaaaaaggaggataatgaaaaagaaaagattataataatctttgtttcttttttttttttttggaaagatataatataatgaaaaaatgTAATGAATTATAGTCAcgacattaaaaaaataaaatggtaaaacaaaacaaacatacAAGAGTAAGAGTTGACAACTCAAGCACATAAGCACGATAAAGGACAAGAGTTCACTTCTTGAGCCAAAACAAACCATAAAAATTCACAATAAATGAAACTATTCTAAATCTTTTGACATGTCAAAGGGGTCATGGAAGTTTGCTAAAAGTTTAGACTCATTAACTATAGATCGCCAATCGATCAACAACTGGAAGACAACATCTCAAGAGAAAATGCCTTAATACGACACTAACTTCCTATTACCACTAGCTAGCCACATGATTAGACTTAAGAACACAACCCCAAGCCCCCAATAGGAAAAGAAccttcaataaaaataataattatctCCTTAGATAGAGAATCAACTACACATCTAAGACTTTCAACAAGGATAGGGATCAAACAATCACTAGCAGAAACCTAAGGTATCGAAGAGGAGTACCTCATCAAACCCCCCACCCCACAGTTTCCATTAGCATTACCAAAACCAACACACTTAACGCACTTGTGTAGGAATTAAGCATATTCCATTGAGATTTCAAAATTCCCTCCCTTCAAACTAACCATCACGAAACGAGAAAAACGTCTTTCACTCCCACCCTCACACACAAAAACAAGGCAAAAGACAATCCTTGATATATCTTAGTAGTGTTATCCATACAAACTAGTTGCCAGACAACACTCGTCATTACATTTAAGCCCAAGAAGTCCACaatttcaaagaaaatttgaaacaaCTTCACCCAAATTGACTTTCAATCAAACACAAAAGATCTCAAGAACGAACAATATATGCAACCTACTTCTCTTCAATTCAATAAATAAGGATGAGTATGATAGGTTAAAAAATCGAGCTAATCGATCAAACCGAAATCGGTGGGTAGGAGAATGAAAGGGATCAGTTTGAAAAAGTTTCAAatcaagaaatttttaaaaattattttaaagagTTAAATCGATTGACCAACCAACATTTACTCAAACAATGGATGATGTCGGTTTTGTCATTTATTAAACCAACTATAATCGGTTCGATGACAGTTCGGTTGAAAAATCGATTTCGATTGACTAATGGTCACCCCTATAAATAAGGTATGTCCTTACTATGACAAAAACCAAACCATCAAAACTTGAGTCTCTTATTTCTTAAACTGAAAAAGAACCAAACCATTGTTCAAAGACAATAATGGACGAAAATTTTACACAACCTCACACCTTGGTAGGGTTAAAGTTGACCATTAAtaaagcaaagaaaacattttttttggTACAATTGGAAGGTGGGGTTCTAAGATTTGGgtagttcttttttaaatagttttcaATCAAGTGCATCAACACTGCAACAAATGAATGTATCTTTTTTTCATCGGTATAATGGGTTGCATGATTGATAACTTTTTGAAGAATATATCATTTTAAATATATTGACAAGTAAAGTATATGAATCATTACATTACCAAATATATGAGTCAAGTACATGATTATGATTATCAAATACAAGTGAGGTAAAGTTGTTTTTTGCAAGCAATCCCGGACTATAAATAACTTTGAACACCCTAAATAAATTTCTAGAATTTTCCTTTCTAAAAAGTATATAGATTTTTTCAGAAATTGAATTCAAATAAAACTTCTACTTGATTTAATAGTAACCAAATGGTTTATAAAAATGGGAGTTCTCCTATCTTTTGAATTCCACAAAACGCTTTTTACCATTTCTACTCTAAAGTAGAAAGGGATCAAATCCTTAGTACAAACACCAATTCCGTTACATCACATTACTCGCAAAATTACGCCAAACGATTTTCCGACAAATTCCGTTCCGTGAAATGAAAAACCACTTTCACTGGAGCAGAAATTCTaggatgatgatgaagatgatcTCTCGCCATCATCCTCGTCCGAAGAACTTGACTCGTCATCGCCTATCCGTCGTTCTACAATCGCCGGAAATAGCCTCTGCCGTACATCTGAATTCTGTTGACAAGTAGCCGACGGTGTCGCAGTTTCTTTTTTGGAATTCTTTGCTTGCTTGGCTGCAGCCTCAGCTGCTTCTTTCACCTGTTTACAAGTCTTGTCCAACACAATCAAGAAATCGCGTACTATCGTAAACAATCTCAATCCTTCATCCTTTCCTGAATTTCCATGGAAGTAATCCACTGTGCTTCTCACCAAAGccattatcttcttttcttcctctgCAATCCACGCTATGTCCGCTTCTGCTCCTTCTACAAATTTCGACATTGATTGGTGGAATTTGCTGTCTTCGTCTAAACTCTTCATCTCCGCGTTTATAAATGCTTTTGTTTTAATCAGAGATTGGCCAAGTTTTGATATCGTTGTTGTTAGCCCATCTGCATCTACGGCAGCCGCTTTTTTCACGTCCTCCAGCTCCGTGCTCAAACCAGAAACCACTTGTAGACCTAATTGTCGATAATGTTCCGTTGAATCGTCGGCGAAGTCCTCAAAAATCGTATCGGTGGAGATTATGCTGGATGAACTCCGGCTTTGTCTGTCAGAACGAGCTGCTCGTATGCCTTCCGAACGAATAATCTCTTGTACGACGAAGTGTAAGAGCGTAGTCTTGCCGTCAGTTCCTTTAACATCCGCCAGTTTCAAGAGCGTGTCGAGCTTGAACGCCTGAGCACCACCACGGTACGTCCCATCGTTCATTCGGTTTCCAGTTTTGAGAACTGCTTCTAATAGCTTGAGAAACAGCCTGCTGTTTCTAAGATTGTTGCAGGCGACCTAAGATTTAGCCAATTAGTGAATAGTAAATTGAATGTTAAGTTTTAGGAAGTTAATTTTGGATCTTGGTATGCTCACCTTTAGAGTAGCGAATGATTCCTTAATGTTAGTGACATCTTCCGACATGGAGAGCATGAAGAGAAGACACTCTAATCGTTTAAAAGCAAAAGGAACATCCACTAACACTTTGAGGAATCGTTCTGCTGGACCTAACTGAGAAAGGTCCCCTGAAAATAATCTAAGTTTTAGTTCCTCTTCTGTTGTTGGTGCCATTTTCAACAAGGTCTGTAAAAGCTCTGCTGGAAGATCAGGATTTCCTGGTACATAGTTTGTTATAAACCCTTTGTTAGTTTCATCAATTAGACCAACTTTAAAGCAAGTTGGATTAAGAGAAAGGTAAAGGGCGAGTGCCTTCTTCAAGAGCATCTAATACTTCTGCTGTTGTTACATTTAGTGCTCGTAGGAGAATTGAAAGGTTTTGAGCTTTCTTAGCATCAATGATTTGAATGTATTGTAATGAAGGGTCTGAAACTGAATCTTTCTTGCGGTCGCCTTTGTTAGTTTCTGCTGCTGTATATCCAAACAAGGACTCCATCATCTCCTCATTGAATCTGCCAATTGTATAATGATTAATTTTGTAGTATACATCAAATCCCTCTGCATAATGAAATACTATTGAGAGAATTAAGAGTTTATGTTTGCTTACTGGAATGATCCAGCACTAATCTCGTGCCAGACCATAGATTGCCCAGGGTTAGCAAGAACCTTATCCCAGAAAAAGGGCTTTAGCTTGGTCTTTTGGCTTCCTGAATCTGCATCCATACTTGAGCCACTAGATCCTCGTCGATGTGGCCCAGTAGGTACTGCTTGAGATTTACCAGGGATTGCTCCCGGTGGTGCAGGTGGGGGGCGACCAACTTTTAGAGGTGGTGGTGGTGGGGCTCTAGGAGCAGGCGGCGGAGGCGGTGGAGGTGCTGCCGCTGGTGCTGGTGCTGGTGCTGGTGCAGGTGCAGGTGGAGGTTGAGAATCTAATCTTCCAGGAGGGGGTTTTAGATGCGGCATTGCTGATGATTTACCATCAGATGTTGGAGCCTCAGCCATAGAGGTGCCATTTTCAGGATTCGCAGATAAGTTGCCAACAAATGAGTGTGGTTTAGTTCCATTATCAGCATTTACGTCTTTGGTACCTGAATTTCCAAGGTTGTATGACTTCTGTGAAGAACCTGAAGGCAATTACAAAGATGATTTGAAAATTCATCAATGGAAAAACAATGAGAGAACATAAAAATAGTACCTTACCTGCTGATAGTTCACTCAAAGATATGTTTAAGAGAGGTCTCTCATCCTTTTGCCCATCCTTTGGATCAACTTTACTTTTCTCACCTCTACGACAGCAGAACAAAAGCAAAGCAACCACAAGAACAACTCCCAAACCAGCTGCTACAATACCAGCAATTATGACTGTCTGGTCTTCTTCATGCTTCTTTGGAGGCCGAGACTTGGAAGAAGCACGTGGAGGAGGTGGCGAGCGAACTACAGATGGTGTAGGCAAATCTGGAACATCGGTGTGGTCCGGTGGCGGTTCTGGAGCCTCAACAGGTGGATGGAGGTCTCGTGATGGAGACTTGGCTGGGGTAAGACTTGGAGACTTGGCTGGGGCAAGACCTGGAGACTTCTCTGGGGAAAGACTTGGAGACTTGGCAGGGGCATGACTTGGAGACTTGGCTGGGGCATGACTTGGAGACTTGGCTGGGGCATGACTTGGAGACTTGGCTGGGGCATGACTTGGAGACTTGGCTGGGGCATGACTTGGTGATGGCATTGGAGCATGACTTGGAGACGGTAACGGAGAAGTTACTGGTGATTCTGCTCCAGGTGATGGTAAGGGAGGTGCAGGTGGAGATGGAACTTCAGCAAGATGCCGTTTTGATGAATCTTGCGATGATCTAATTAGACGTTTCATATGAATATTGGATCCTCCAATTAATAACAACTCGGTTGGTTTGTTAAACCGATCAAATAAACTAGAACTTGATTCAGAACCACGAGAAAGCATAGTTTTCTTTCTTAAACAATTCAACACGTCCTGTTTCATATCAGGTGGTAGAATTCTTATAACTTTTTTACCCATGTTTTCAGTTTTGATGCGAGGAACAAGAGATTCTTCATCTTCATGTTGATATTCTTTCTCTGCTAATTCTTTCATGCATGCCTTCTCTCCCTGTCATCACACTATTATTATATCAGAAGTTTGTTGTATTTTGCAGATGATGAAGAGGAAAGCAAAAAAgcagaaacaaacaaaaaggtACGAATCACGATTCCCTACCCACATATGTCATcatctatttttcattttatgatTCTGGGTTGAattgaaaggaagaagaaagaaagttgATTCATAATAATTAGAGAAAAGGGAAAATTAGTTACCATATCTGTATCCAAGTCCGATGATGCATGGCAATTGGCATTGGTAAGAACCATTTCGACCGTCTTCCTTCTGCCTTCTGAACTCGCAATTGCCAATGCACAGAGGAGAGTCACAAAAACAACCACATAACCAGCTCTTCTTAATTCCATTTCTCTCTGAATCACCATCCCATCCgttttcttctcttctcatTTCATCGAACTTGAAGAAATCTCTACTCTTCAATCCCTCTAAAACCAACCAATTTCTTTGAATTGCAGAACCTTACCCCTTCCTGTAAATGTATTTACCCAACTTTGCCAATAATTCACATAAAAGTTTCCCAATCAATGTTAGAACGCTCAGAGTCTCATTGATTGAAACGAGCGTTCACCATGATAAATGCccaaagaacaaaaaaaaaaaaaaatcaatctaaTCAACACCTGTTTGtcaaatttacaaaattatgACAGTTTGAGTTTGAattcttgatatttttgttattcttcagCCGAATTTGTCCTGGATTTTCTTTTCTGGAACCAAAGTCCAAAACCTTTTTCCCTCCCTGATATTCCGAAGATATCTTTTCTTGATATCCGGAagggaggaaaaaaaaatggatgAGTTAAGCAAACGTGGGGAGAACTATGTGGAAAACCCATgattcttttaatttcttttaaatttattttatgcCCTTCTCTTTTCAAAATCTTATCTATTTTCACCCCCAATTATCTAAATTTACTTTATGAAAgatatactattattattattattattattattattattatt is drawn from Cucumis melo cultivar AY chromosome 11, USDA_Cmelo_AY_1.0, whole genome shotgun sequence and contains these coding sequences:
- the LOC103495929 gene encoding formin-like protein 3, with translation MVIQREMELRRAGYVVVFVTLLCALAIASSEGRRKTVEMVLTNANCHASSDLDTDMGEKACMKELAEKEYQHEDEESLVPRIKTENMGKKVIRILPPDMKQDVLNCLRKKTMLSRGSESSSSLFDRFNKPTELLLIGGSNIHMKRLIRSSQDSSKRHLAEVPSPPAPPLPSPGAESPVTSPLPSPSHAPMPSPSHAPAKSPSHAPAKSPSHAPAKSPSHAPAKSPSHAPAKSPSLSPEKSPGLAPAKSPSLTPAKSPSRDLHPPVEAPEPPPDHTDVPDLPTPSVVRSPPPPRASSKSRPPKKHEEDQTVIIAGIVAAGLGVVLVVALLLFCCRRGEKSKVDPKDGQKDERPLLNISLSELSAGSSQKSYNLGNSGTKDVNADNGTKPHSFVGNLSANPENGTSMAEAPTSDGKSSAMPHLKPPPGRLDSQPPPAPAPAPAPAPAAAPPPPPPPAPRAPPPPPLKVGRPPPAPPGAIPGKSQAVPTGPHRRGSSGSSMDADSGSQKTKLKPFFWDKVLANPGQSMVWHEISAGSFQFNEEMMESLFGYTAAETNKGDRKKDSVSDPSLQYIQIIDAKKAQNLSILLRALNVTTAEVLDALEEGNPDLPAELLQTLLKMAPTTEEELKLRLFSGDLSQLGPAERFLKVLVDVPFAFKRLECLLFMLSMSEDVTNIKESFATLKVACNNLRNSRLFLKLLEAVLKTGNRMNDGTYRGGAQAFKLDTLLKLADVKGTDGKTTLLHFVVQEIIRSEGIRAARSDRQSRSSSSIISTDTIFEDFADDSTEHYRQLGLQVVSGLSTELEDVKKAAAVDADGLTTTISKLGQSLIKTKAFINAEMKSLDEDSKFHQSMSKFVEGAEADIAWIAEEEKKIMALVRSTVDYFHGNSGKDEGLRLFTIVRDFLIVLDKTCKQVKEAAEAAAKQAKNSKKETATPSATCQQNSDVRQRLFPAIVERRIGDDESSSSDEDDGERSSSSSS